One Lacunisphaera limnophila DNA window includes the following coding sequences:
- a CDS encoding OpgC domain-containing protein produces MERLPYYQLLHILSLIVLTAHTFMAFANPAPENRKRTMMITGIASLLMFISGFGMLTINKIPFASTPWIWVKVACWLGVTAMAGFAYRKAHLRGVLSLVTLVLIALAITMVYFRPFAG; encoded by the coding sequence ATGGAACGTCTTCCCTACTACCAGCTGCTGCACATCCTCTCCCTGATCGTCCTCACGGCGCACACCTTCATGGCGTTCGCCAACCCGGCGCCGGAGAACCGCAAGCGCACCATGATGATCACCGGCATCGCCTCGCTGCTGATGTTCATCAGCGGTTTCGGCATGCTGACCATTAACAAGATCCCCTTCGCGAGCACGCCGTGGATCTGGGTCAAGGTCGCGTGCTGGCTCGGCGTCACCGCCATGGCCGGCTTCGCCTACCGCAAGGCGCACCTGCGGGGCGTGCTCAGCCTGGTCACCCTGGTGTTGATCGCGCTGGCCATCACGATGGTGTATTTCCGGCCCTTCGCCGGCTGA
- a CDS encoding proline--tRNA ligase, with amino-acid sequence MKYWSQTYIPTLKESPADAEIASHKLLLRAGLVRKLGGGLYTFMPAGLRVMQKISQLCREEMDREGAIELAMPFIHPVDNWVDGPRWSAAREIMYRVDHAGAGKGRSKEPEFVLGPTHEEVITPLVKSEITSYRDLPKNFYQIGTKFRNEIRPRYGLMRAREFVMKDAYSFDATDEAASASYHKMKRAYLAFFTRCGLKTIAVEADTGVMGGSFSHEFMVPAPVGDDDIVYCDESGYSANREKATSGLVPADLADAAPVGATEEFATPGIVTIAALAAAGVPADQQFKTLVYMGDGKPFLVILRGCDDLEEAKLGALGFQLWRPATPEEIEPVMGAKPGSLGAVKGTIKNPEALAGIFADQAIRLIGNGTTGANKDGFHLRHVNVTRDLAITKFGDFRTVRAGEPDPKSGQPLKIARAIEVGHIFKLGTKYSEKFGAVYTDDQKQSHPMVMGCYGIGISRTLQAVIEQSNDADGIVWPWQVAPWQVLVVNLDPQDAAASDLCKKLALAAEAAGADVLVDDRAERPGVKFKDADLIGLPLRLTVGGKGLKEGIFEMKWRTSKDVRKIPIADAETTIAQAVREAASKA; translated from the coding sequence ATGAAGTATTGGTCGCAGACATATATCCCCACGCTCAAGGAAAGCCCCGCCGATGCGGAGATTGCATCGCACAAACTCCTGCTCCGCGCCGGCCTCGTCCGGAAGCTCGGCGGCGGGCTTTACACCTTCATGCCGGCCGGCCTGCGGGTCATGCAGAAGATCAGCCAGCTGTGCCGCGAGGAAATGGACCGCGAGGGCGCGATCGAACTCGCCATGCCCTTCATTCACCCGGTGGACAACTGGGTCGACGGCCCGCGCTGGAGCGCCGCCCGCGAGATCATGTACCGCGTGGACCACGCCGGCGCCGGCAAGGGCCGCAGCAAGGAGCCGGAATTTGTCCTCGGGCCGACCCACGAGGAGGTCATCACCCCGCTGGTGAAGTCCGAAATCACGAGCTACCGCGACCTGCCCAAGAATTTCTACCAGATCGGCACGAAGTTCCGGAACGAGATCCGCCCGCGCTACGGCCTCATGCGCGCCCGCGAGTTCGTGATGAAGGACGCCTACAGCTTCGATGCGACCGACGAGGCCGCGAGCGCGAGCTACCACAAGATGAAGCGCGCCTACCTGGCGTTCTTCACCCGCTGCGGGCTCAAGACCATCGCCGTCGAGGCCGACACCGGCGTGATGGGCGGCAGCTTCTCGCACGAGTTCATGGTCCCGGCCCCGGTCGGCGACGATGACATCGTGTATTGCGACGAGAGCGGCTACAGCGCCAACCGCGAAAAGGCCACCAGTGGCCTCGTGCCGGCGGACCTCGCTGATGCCGCCCCGGTGGGCGCGACCGAGGAATTCGCCACCCCGGGAATTGTCACCATCGCCGCCCTCGCGGCGGCGGGCGTTCCGGCTGACCAGCAGTTCAAGACCCTCGTCTACATGGGCGACGGCAAACCTTTCCTTGTTATCCTGCGCGGCTGCGATGACCTGGAGGAGGCGAAGCTCGGCGCCCTCGGGTTCCAGCTGTGGCGTCCGGCCACGCCCGAAGAAATCGAGCCCGTCATGGGTGCGAAGCCCGGCAGTCTCGGCGCCGTCAAGGGCACGATCAAGAATCCCGAGGCCCTTGCCGGCATCTTCGCTGACCAGGCCATCCGCCTCATCGGCAACGGCACGACCGGCGCCAACAAGGACGGTTTCCACCTGCGGCACGTCAATGTCACCCGTGATCTCGCGATCACGAAGTTCGGTGATTTTCGCACGGTGCGCGCCGGCGAGCCCGACCCCAAGTCCGGCCAGCCGCTCAAGATCGCCCGCGCCATCGAGGTCGGCCACATCTTCAAGCTCGGCACGAAATACTCCGAGAAGTTCGGCGCGGTTTACACCGACGACCAGAAGCAGAGCCACCCGATGGTGATGGGCTGCTACGGCATTGGCATCAGTCGCACGCTGCAGGCTGTGATCGAACAGAGCAACGATGCCGACGGCATCGTCTGGCCCTGGCAGGTCGCGCCCTGGCAGGTGTTGGTGGTCAACCTCGATCCCCAGGACGCCGCCGCGAGCGACCTCTGCAAGAAGCTGGCGCTGGCCGCCGAGGCCGCCGGAGCCGACGTCCTCGTCGACGACCGGGCCGAGCGTCCGGGCGTGAAATTCAAGGACGCCGATCTGATCGGCCTGCCGCTGCGCCTGACCGTCGGCGGCAAGGGGCTCAAGGAAGGCATCTTCGAAATGAAGTGGCGCACCAGCAAGGACGTGCGCAAGATCCCGATTGCCGATGCGGAAACCACGATCGCCCAGGCGGTCCGGGAAGCTGCCAGCAAAGCATGA
- a CDS encoding xanthine dehydrogenase family protein molybdopterin-binding subunit, whose amino-acid sequence MKPQTNPGVAVYGRRDFLRVTALAGGGFAIGFVLPGTVLAQATNMLDGTATQFTPNPFIRITPENIITILAKNPETGQGVKTHLPMIVADELDVDFNTIVVEQAGLRGDVGAQFAGGSRSTPDNYQRLRVAGATARVMLIEAAAQTWGVPADQLTTEKGRVIHSASGRSATYGELATKAATLPIPDEKTVRLKKEGEFRIMGSRVGGVDNPAIVTGKPLFGIDQQLPGMVYAAYEKCPVYGGKVISANTERIKKLPGVLDCFVLEGTDNINGLKPGVAIIATSTWAAFSAKKLLNVEWDESAGVGHGSEAYAAKAAEFGATEGKPVRNDGDAAATIAAAPYQAAGAYYYPFLNHATLEPQGCTAWAKDDGIEFWTTSQTPGGGQELVANTVKIPKEKLKLNFVRGGGGFGRRLANDYMAEVAAIALRTNGAPVKLTWTREDDMRQDCYHRPGGWHFFKGAVDASGKLVAWHNHFVTFGFKNTERTASGADLGFDELPARFVPNYRLEQTIMLTMIPTGPMRAPRSNGFCFAIQGFIDELSHAAGRDPVQFRLDLLGEDRVVPPSEGQRGAPYNTGRMKGVIRLAAEKSGWGTPLPKGEGRGVAFHFSHSGYVAMVAHVAVTPEGTLTVKEVTCASDVGPIINLSGAENQVEGSVMDGLGAFWLQEMTFDEGRAVQSNFHDFPLLRINAAPKVGVHFIQSANPPTGLGEPPYPVVMPAVANALFAATGKRIRVWPLNKTDLSGA is encoded by the coding sequence ATGAAGCCGCAAACCAATCCAGGTGTGGCGGTCTATGGCCGCCGGGACTTCCTTCGCGTCACCGCCCTCGCCGGCGGCGGCTTCGCCATCGGCTTCGTGCTGCCGGGCACCGTCCTGGCCCAGGCCACGAACATGCTCGACGGCACCGCCACGCAGTTCACGCCCAATCCCTTTATCCGGATCACGCCGGAAAACATCATCACCATCCTGGCGAAGAATCCCGAGACCGGCCAGGGCGTGAAGACCCACCTGCCCATGATCGTGGCGGATGAGCTCGACGTGGACTTCAACACCATCGTGGTCGAGCAGGCCGGGCTGCGCGGCGACGTCGGCGCCCAGTTTGCGGGCGGCAGTCGCTCCACGCCCGACAACTACCAGCGCCTGCGCGTGGCCGGAGCCACCGCCCGCGTGATGCTCATCGAGGCCGCGGCCCAGACCTGGGGCGTGCCGGCCGACCAGCTCACGACCGAGAAGGGCCGGGTCATCCACTCCGCCTCCGGCCGTAGCGCCACCTACGGCGAGCTCGCCACCAAGGCCGCCACCCTGCCCATTCCTGATGAGAAGACCGTCCGCCTCAAGAAAGAGGGCGAGTTCCGCATCATGGGTTCCCGCGTCGGTGGCGTGGACAATCCCGCCATCGTCACCGGCAAGCCCCTCTTCGGCATCGACCAGCAACTCCCCGGCATGGTGTACGCGGCCTACGAGAAGTGCCCGGTCTACGGCGGCAAGGTCATCAGCGCCAACACCGAGCGCATCAAGAAGCTGCCGGGCGTCCTCGACTGCTTTGTCCTCGAGGGCACCGACAACATCAATGGCCTGAAGCCCGGCGTGGCCATCATTGCCACCTCCACCTGGGCCGCGTTTTCGGCCAAGAAGCTGCTCAATGTCGAGTGGGACGAAAGCGCCGGCGTCGGCCATGGCAGCGAAGCCTATGCAGCGAAAGCGGCCGAGTTCGGCGCAACCGAGGGCAAGCCCGTGCGCAACGACGGCGATGCCGCCGCCACGATCGCCGCCGCCCCTTACCAAGCCGCGGGCGCGTACTACTACCCCTTCCTGAACCACGCCACGCTTGAGCCGCAGGGCTGCACCGCCTGGGCCAAGGACGACGGCATCGAGTTTTGGACCACCTCCCAGACCCCCGGTGGCGGCCAGGAACTCGTGGCCAACACCGTCAAGATCCCGAAGGAGAAACTGAAACTCAACTTCGTACGTGGCGGCGGCGGCTTCGGCCGCCGGCTGGCCAACGACTACATGGCCGAGGTCGCGGCCATCGCGCTGCGCACCAACGGCGCCCCGGTTAAGCTCACCTGGACCCGCGAGGATGATATGCGCCAGGACTGTTACCACCGCCCCGGCGGCTGGCATTTCTTCAAGGGCGCCGTGGATGCCTCGGGCAAGCTCGTCGCCTGGCACAATCATTTCGTGACCTTTGGTTTCAAAAACACCGAGCGGACCGCCTCCGGCGCCGACCTCGGCTTCGACGAACTGCCCGCGCGCTTTGTCCCGAACTACCGCCTCGAGCAGACGATCATGCTCACCATGATCCCCACGGGACCGATGCGCGCCCCCCGCAGCAACGGCTTCTGCTTTGCGATCCAGGGTTTCATCGACGAACTCTCCCACGCGGCGGGACGCGATCCGGTCCAGTTCCGTCTCGATCTGCTCGGCGAGGACCGGGTCGTCCCGCCCAGTGAGGGCCAGCGCGGCGCGCCGTACAACACGGGCCGCATGAAGGGTGTCATCCGTCTCGCCGCGGAGAAATCCGGCTGGGGTACGCCCCTGCCCAAGGGCGAGGGCCGCGGGGTCGCGTTCCACTTCAGTCACTCCGGCTATGTCGCGATGGTGGCTCACGTCGCGGTCACGCCCGAGGGCACGCTCACGGTCAAGGAGGTCACCTGCGCCAGCGACGTCGGCCCGATCATCAACCTCAGCGGCGCGGAAAACCAGGTCGAGGGCTCCGTCATGGACGGCCTTGGTGCGTTCTGGCTGCAGGAGATGACCTTCGACGAAGGTCGCGCCGTGCAGAGCAACTTCCACGATTTCCCCCTGCTGCGCATCAACGCGGCGCCGAAGGTCGGGGTCCATTTCATCCAAAGCGCGAATCCCCCCACCGGCCTCGGCGAGCCGCCCTACCCGGTGGTGATGCCCGCCGTCGCCAACGCCCTCTTTGCCGCCACCGGCAAACGGATTCGCGTCTGGCCGCTCAACAAGACGGATTTGAGTGGGGCCTGA
- a CDS encoding o-succinylbenzoate synthase → MSFSFHAKPYRLPLKAPLRTAHGLWQEREGLLVRLEAADGRVGFGEIAPIPWFGTETLPEALEICGKLGDKVPADVLAVVPERMGCVRFALAEALRQSSGQALEEGRRVPLTALLPAGRGATEVLLARLEAGWLSFKWKVGVGDIDEELGLLDELIERLPAYTKLRLDANGAWTRRQAARWLERCAERPVEFVEQPVAPADEDSLMGLAQDFPVTLALDESVVRLAQARVWQARGWPGVFVIKPALAGPLDDTISWAIETKADVVWSSAIETALGRAAILRGIFGADPAVLQRSPGFGVGELFGDRRWDGPFTGPLLDGEWMTGVNPAEMWGNLP, encoded by the coding sequence ATGTCATTTTCCTTTCATGCCAAACCCTACCGCCTGCCCCTGAAGGCGCCCCTGCGGACCGCCCATGGGTTGTGGCAGGAGCGCGAGGGGCTTCTGGTGCGGCTCGAGGCGGCGGACGGACGGGTGGGATTCGGGGAGATTGCCCCGATTCCGTGGTTCGGGACTGAGACGCTGCCCGAGGCTCTAGAAATCTGCGGGAAGCTCGGGGACAAAGTGCCTGCCGACGTGCTGGCGGTGGTGCCGGAGCGGATGGGCTGCGTGCGGTTCGCTTTGGCGGAGGCCCTACGACAAAGCTCAGGGCAGGCGTTGGAAGAAGGGAGGCGCGTCCCGCTCACGGCCTTGCTGCCGGCCGGTCGGGGGGCAACTGAAGTATTGCTGGCGCGGCTCGAAGCCGGGTGGCTGTCCTTCAAGTGGAAGGTCGGAGTGGGGGACATCGACGAGGAACTCGGTCTGCTCGATGAGCTCATCGAGCGGCTGCCGGCCTACACGAAGCTGCGGCTTGATGCCAACGGGGCGTGGACCCGGCGGCAGGCGGCGCGCTGGCTGGAGCGCTGTGCGGAACGGCCCGTGGAATTTGTGGAGCAGCCTGTCGCGCCCGCGGATGAGGACAGCCTGATGGGGCTGGCGCAGGATTTTCCCGTTACCCTTGCCTTGGATGAATCCGTGGTGCGGCTGGCGCAGGCGAGGGTCTGGCAGGCTCGGGGTTGGCCGGGCGTGTTTGTCATCAAGCCGGCTTTGGCCGGACCGTTGGATGACACGATTTCCTGGGCGATCGAAACCAAGGCCGACGTCGTGTGGTCAAGCGCCATCGAGACTGCGCTGGGACGGGCGGCGATCCTGCGGGGAATTTTCGGCGCCGATCCGGCAGTCCTGCAGCGTTCCCCCGGGTTTGGTGTCGGGGAGCTTTTCGGCGACAGGCGCTGGGATGGCCCGTTCACCGGCCCGTTGCTGGATGGCGAGTGGATGACCGGGGTGAATCCGGCGGAGATGTGGGGGAACCTGCCATGA
- a CDS encoding AMP-binding protein yields the protein MTRAELARLLGGVAAPGGQRRVIAEADPRTFMAAFASAVHGNGEVFLGNPDWGAVELRQFDELLRQKPETGTEPTEPTSADGGLAAPKPHRGEGGWLMIPTGGTSGQVRFARHDAASISAAVRGFMAHFELSQVNAVGVLPLYHVSGLMAWMRCALTGGQYLPLDWKALQAGLWTALPHQTEGWTISLVPTQLERLLRQAGAVDWLRQFRIIFLGGAPAWPTLLDQAASLRLPLSPGYGMTETAAMIAALRPAEFLAGTRSNGSLLPHARLAFDAEGTIAIGGESVFRGYWPAWREPGDFVTQDAGSMDGQGHLHVSGRRDAVIITGGEKVNPAEVEAVLRDTGAFADVVVFGVPDAEWGESVVAAYPGPAIDVARVERALAGLLSPAKRPKRFVALADWPVNAQGKLNRGEVARRAGMQKPEA from the coding sequence ATGACCCGCGCTGAATTGGCCCGGTTGCTGGGTGGCGTCGCCGCGCCGGGCGGGCAACGCCGGGTGATTGCGGAAGCGGATCCGCGCACATTCATGGCCGCCTTTGCGTCGGCCGTGCACGGAAACGGGGAAGTCTTTCTGGGCAACCCCGACTGGGGTGCCGTTGAACTGCGCCAGTTCGATGAGCTCTTGCGGCAGAAACCTGAGACCGGAACAGAGCCGACCGAGCCCACGTCCGCGGATGGCGGGCTTGCCGCGCCGAAGCCCCACCGGGGCGAAGGCGGGTGGCTGATGATACCGACCGGTGGTACCAGCGGGCAGGTGCGGTTTGCCCGGCACGATGCCGCGTCGATCAGCGCGGCAGTCCGGGGATTCATGGCCCATTTTGAATTGTCGCAGGTCAATGCGGTCGGGGTGCTGCCACTGTACCATGTGAGCGGCCTGATGGCTTGGATGCGCTGCGCGCTGACCGGCGGGCAGTACCTGCCGCTGGATTGGAAGGCGCTGCAGGCTGGTCTTTGGACCGCGTTGCCCCACCAGACCGAAGGCTGGACGATCTCGCTCGTGCCGACCCAGCTCGAGCGGTTGCTGCGGCAGGCGGGGGCGGTCGACTGGCTGCGGCAGTTTCGGATCATTTTTCTAGGTGGCGCCCCGGCGTGGCCGACTCTCCTCGACCAAGCGGCCTCGCTCCGGCTTCCGCTCTCACCGGGGTATGGCATGACGGAAACCGCCGCGATGATCGCGGCGTTGCGGCCGGCAGAATTCCTGGCCGGCACGCGGAGCAACGGCTCGCTGCTGCCGCATGCGCGCCTTGCTTTCGACGCAGAGGGCACGATTGCCATCGGCGGGGAGTCGGTATTTCGCGGCTACTGGCCCGCATGGCGGGAACCGGGTGATTTTGTCACGCAGGACGCCGGCTCGATGGACGGGCAGGGCCATCTGCACGTGAGCGGGCGGCGCGACGCCGTCATCATCACCGGCGGCGAGAAGGTGAACCCAGCCGAGGTGGAGGCGGTCCTGCGGGACACCGGGGCTTTTGCCGATGTCGTGGTGTTTGGGGTGCCCGACGCGGAATGGGGTGAAAGCGTCGTGGCGGCCTACCCGGGGCCGGCCATCGACGTGGCGCGGGTGGAGCGGGCGCTGGCCGGGCTGCTTTCGCCGGCGAAGCGGCCCAAGCGTTTCGTCGCCCTGGCCGACTGGCCGGTCAACGCGCAAGGGAAGCTTAATCGGGGTGAAGTGGCGAGGAGGGCGGGAATGCAGAAACCCGAGGCCTGA
- a CDS encoding (2Fe-2S)-binding protein, producing MPTYTLKVNGQAHTITVAADTPLLWALRDSLNLLGTKYGCGMGLCGACTVHLNGVPVRSCQLPVSAIGNTPITTIEGLDPAGAHPLQKAWCDHDVPQCGYCQSGQIMSAAALLKQTPSPTDADIDAAMAGNLCRCGTYVRIRAAIKDAALMAAKGAQS from the coding sequence ATGCCCACCTACACTCTGAAAGTAAACGGGCAGGCCCACACCATCACGGTTGCGGCGGATACGCCGTTGCTTTGGGCACTGCGTGACAGCCTCAACCTCCTCGGGACCAAGTACGGCTGCGGCATGGGCCTGTGCGGCGCGTGCACCGTTCACCTCAACGGCGTACCGGTCCGCTCCTGCCAGCTGCCCGTCTCCGCCATCGGCAACACGCCCATCACCACCATCGAGGGCCTCGACCCCGCCGGCGCCCACCCGTTGCAAAAAGCTTGGTGCGACCACGACGTCCCCCAGTGCGGCTACTGCCAGTCCGGCCAGATCATGAGCGCCGCCGCCCTCCTCAAGCAAACGCCCTCGCCCACCGACGCCGACATTGACGCCGCGATGGCGGGCAATCTCTGCCGCTGCGGCACGTACGTCCGCATTCGCGCTGCCATCAAGGATGCCGCCCTCATGGCGGCCAAGGGAGCTCAATCATGA
- a CDS encoding DUF5069 domain-containing protein produces the protein MKHYDFADKFRALYDQAVQLYGSGVTDQTKYFNAAERAFLAANGITVQNLFDYAEDHHGYGEPGYDRALAIELVRRDYFLSVQGAKPSTTIVDAGALPAKSAAVRGIEWLPRLIPKTKAKLRGELPSNLMYSCGGDRAFFRTHDIHPAEFLSLVWRNLGDDNATIDWVEQRIARK, from the coding sequence ATGAAACACTACGACTTTGCCGACAAATTCCGCGCACTCTACGATCAGGCCGTGCAACTCTACGGCTCCGGGGTCACGGACCAGACGAAGTATTTCAATGCCGCGGAACGCGCCTTCCTCGCGGCCAACGGGATCACCGTCCAGAACCTCTTCGACTACGCCGAGGACCACCACGGTTATGGTGAGCCTGGCTATGACCGCGCCCTCGCCATCGAACTCGTCCGCCGTGACTACTTTTTGAGCGTCCAAGGCGCCAAGCCTTCGACCACTATCGTCGACGCTGGCGCCCTACCGGCCAAATCCGCCGCCGTCCGCGGCATTGAGTGGCTGCCCCGCCTCATCCCCAAGACCAAGGCCAAGCTCCGCGGCGAACTGCCCTCAAACCTGATGTACTCTTGCGGGGGCGACCGCGCCTTCTTCCGCACCCACGACATCCATCCGGCCGAGTTCCTCTCCCTGGTCTGGCGCAACCTCGGTGACGACAATGCCACGATCGACTGGGTGGAGCAGCGGATCGCCCGAAAATAA
- a CDS encoding ATP-dependent Clp protease adaptor ClpS has protein sequence MIVAESTPRQKQSPQTAAQTQPAEAWRVVVLNDPVNRMSYVVMVLRRVFGFDEPRARQHMLQVHEQGRSIVWTGTREQAEAHLFSLHQWHLTAIIQADETS, from the coding sequence ATGATCGTAGCCGAGTCCACGCCCCGTCAGAAACAATCGCCGCAAACGGCGGCCCAGACGCAACCCGCGGAAGCCTGGCGGGTCGTGGTGCTCAATGATCCGGTGAACCGCATGTCCTACGTGGTGATGGTGCTGCGGCGCGTGTTCGGTTTCGACGAACCCCGGGCCCGCCAGCACATGCTCCAGGTGCACGAGCAGGGCCGCTCCATCGTCTGGACCGGCACCCGGGAGCAGGCCGAGGCGCACCTTTTCAGCCTGCACCAGTGGCACCTGACGGCGATCATCCAGGCCGATGAAACAAGTTGA
- a CDS encoding DNA polymerase domain-containing protein, with translation MSDPLCGLWIDDDGRAWVCTASPDGSRHERTEPFRPFAWVSAATPAEGITVEALAGEGQFRHLIYADSLERFEAYLKAAPDGTQRDVLKPYESQWLLQQRGRLYADLPFAQLRRCQLDIETGAAEAGSFSDARNAGDRVLAIGLLCGGRRELLTLGEETDAGEKALLLAFNAMLREMDPDVIEGHNIFKFDLDYLRQRAKRHKVPCAWGRFGQNATFRNSRLKVAERWIDFPRCDLPGRTVIDTYLLVQLHDITAREMTAYGLKDAAVYFGVTPESGEGRTYIDGAQIQHAFRERREQFLAYLADDLRETKGVAEVLLPTYYEQARVFPILLQEAALRGTAGKVDLLFLEEYYHARAACPAPLGEIATFEGGFTRSFQEGVFTHVLHFDVASLYPSLLLAIGRNPAGDSLGVFIPMLRRLRDYRLKYKQLAKTAPEAAERDEAQARQTAFKILINSFYGYLGFSAARFGDGALAAEVTRRGRELLHALMAEFQRLGCTILEADTDGIYLASTEYHAQPEVLLARVATIMPPGIELEYDGRYDAMFCYKAKNYALAAGGEITLRGSALRSRGIEPFLKRLGDRLIAHVLGVAAESPAGEVERLRRSIAEGAHPVADLAKAETLGQNPAAYEQFIAGGGKPRRAAAEVALQMNPRPRMGERVSYYIGAKAKGQTADWQRARPVAAYDAATAPYDPVYYLEKIDDWLERYGRFCGIKAHTDQQEMNL, from the coding sequence ATGTCCGACCCGCTGTGCGGCCTGTGGATTGACGACGACGGCCGCGCCTGGGTGTGCACGGCGTCGCCTGACGGGAGCCGGCACGAGCGGACGGAGCCTTTCCGGCCCTTTGCGTGGGTCTCCGCGGCCACGCCGGCCGAGGGGATCACGGTGGAGGCCTTGGCGGGCGAGGGCCAGTTCCGGCACCTGATCTATGCCGACAGCCTGGAACGCTTTGAGGCGTACCTGAAGGCCGCCCCCGACGGTACGCAGCGCGATGTGCTGAAACCTTACGAGAGTCAGTGGCTCCTCCAGCAGCGGGGCCGGCTCTACGCGGACCTGCCGTTTGCGCAGCTGCGACGCTGCCAGCTGGACATCGAGACCGGGGCGGCGGAGGCGGGCTCGTTCAGCGACGCACGCAACGCCGGGGACCGGGTGCTCGCGATCGGGTTGTTGTGTGGCGGGCGCCGCGAGTTGCTTACGCTGGGTGAGGAGACCGACGCCGGGGAGAAGGCTCTCCTGCTGGCGTTCAACGCGATGCTGCGGGAGATGGATCCGGACGTGATCGAGGGTCACAACATCTTCAAATTTGACCTCGATTACCTGCGCCAGCGGGCCAAGCGCCACAAGGTGCCCTGCGCCTGGGGCCGGTTTGGGCAGAACGCCACCTTCCGCAACAGCCGCCTGAAGGTGGCCGAGCGGTGGATTGATTTTCCACGGTGCGACCTGCCGGGGCGCACGGTCATTGATACGTATCTACTCGTGCAGCTGCACGACATCACGGCCCGCGAGATGACCGCCTACGGGTTGAAGGACGCGGCGGTGTATTTCGGAGTGACCCCGGAGTCGGGCGAAGGGCGCACCTACATCGACGGCGCGCAGATCCAGCACGCCTTCCGCGAGCGGCGGGAGCAGTTCCTCGCGTACCTGGCGGACGACCTGCGGGAGACCAAGGGCGTGGCCGAGGTGCTGCTGCCGACCTACTACGAGCAGGCGCGGGTGTTTCCGATCCTGCTGCAGGAAGCGGCGCTGCGCGGTACGGCCGGCAAGGTGGATCTGCTCTTTCTCGAGGAGTATTACCACGCCCGGGCGGCGTGTCCGGCCCCGCTCGGGGAGATCGCAACCTTCGAGGGTGGCTTCACCCGCAGTTTCCAGGAAGGGGTGTTCACCCACGTGCTGCACTTCGACGTGGCCTCGCTGTATCCGAGCCTGCTCCTGGCCATCGGCCGTAATCCCGCCGGGGACAGTCTCGGGGTGTTCATCCCGATGCTGCGCCGGCTGCGCGACTATCGCCTGAAGTACAAGCAGCTCGCCAAGACGGCCCCGGAGGCGGCCGAACGTGACGAGGCCCAGGCCCGGCAGACGGCGTTTAAGATCCTGATCAATTCCTTCTATGGCTACCTGGGATTCTCCGCGGCGCGCTTCGGGGATGGCGCCCTGGCGGCGGAGGTGACACGGCGCGGCCGGGAACTGCTGCACGCCCTGATGGCGGAATTCCAGCGCCTGGGCTGCACGATTCTCGAGGCGGATACCGACGGCATCTACCTGGCCTCGACGGAGTATCACGCCCAGCCCGAAGTCCTGCTGGCCCGGGTGGCCACGATCATGCCGCCGGGCATCGAGCTCGAGTATGACGGCCGGTACGACGCGATGTTTTGCTACAAGGCGAAGAACTACGCGCTGGCGGCGGGCGGCGAGATCACCCTGCGCGGCTCGGCGTTGCGATCCCGGGGCATCGAACCCTTCCTGAAACGGCTGGGTGACCGCCTGATCGCCCACGTGCTGGGCGTGGCGGCCGAGTCGCCGGCGGGGGAAGTGGAGCGCCTGCGTCGAAGCATCGCCGAGGGGGCGCACCCGGTGGCCGACCTGGCGAAAGCGGAGACCCTGGGTCAGAATCCCGCGGCCTACGAACAGTTCATCGCCGGTGGCGGCAAGCCCCGGCGGGCCGCGGCCGAGGTGGCCCTGCAGATGAATCCGCGTCCGCGCATGGGCGAACGGGTCAGTTACTACATCGGGGCCAAGGCCAAGGGGCAGACCGCCGACTGGCAGAGGGCCCGTCCGGTGGCGGCGTATGACGCGGCGACGGCGCCCTACGACCCTGTTTACTATCTGGAAAAAATCGACGACTGGCTGGAACGTTATGGACGTTTCTGCGGGATTAAGGCACACACCGATCAGCAGGAAATGAATCTCTGA